One stretch of Hyphomicrobiales bacterium DNA includes these proteins:
- a CDS encoding glycosyltransferase family 25 protein produces the protein MWHSYLINLSDNRVRLERSRKQFDALGIGFSRVDAVNGWMLSEAESARVYDRRAGKRRFKYELVKPEIGCYLSHIECWRQIAESGEGGGFIFEDDFHAAPELKSVLEAVSRDDGDWDVVKLFTLKERSKQISQRPLTKDHWIVMPYRVPTCLIGYGIRRQAADRLVGESIPFFRPVDEDMKFFWEKSIKVALVVPPPVSVGDQQTQTGTIGMARKTAQARSGRGQLAKAAKNIAFQLHYNGLLLYHRTVGALVPGRRPWR, from the coding sequence ATGTGGCATTCCTATCTCATTAATCTGAGCGACAATCGAGTCCGTCTCGAACGTTCCCGCAAGCAGTTCGACGCGCTTGGCATCGGCTTTTCGCGGGTCGACGCGGTTAATGGCTGGATGTTGAGCGAAGCGGAGTCCGCGCGGGTATACGACCGCAGGGCGGGGAAACGGCGGTTCAAATACGAACTGGTGAAGCCGGAGATCGGCTGCTATTTGAGCCATATCGAATGCTGGCGGCAGATTGCCGAAAGCGGAGAGGGCGGCGGCTTCATATTCGAGGATGATTTTCACGCCGCCCCGGAGCTGAAGTCAGTGCTCGAGGCCGTCTCCCGCGACGATGGCGACTGGGATGTCGTTAAGCTTTTCACGCTCAAGGAAAGGTCGAAGCAGATCAGCCAAAGGCCGCTGACCAAGGACCACTGGATCGTCATGCCCTACCGGGTTCCGACCTGCCTGATCGGATACGGGATAAGGCGGCAGGCGGCGGATAGGCTCGTCGGGGAGTCGATCCCGTTCTTCCGGCCGGTCGACGAGGACATGAAATTCTTCTGGGAGAAGAGCATCAAAGTCGCGCTGGTCGTACCGCCGCCGGTGAGCGTCGGCGATCAGCAGACACAAACCGGCACGATCGGTATGGCACGGAAGACGGCCCAGGCAAGATCCGGCCGCGGCCAGCTCGCCAAAGCGGCGAAGAACATCGCCTTCCAACTCCA